In the genome of Colletotrichum lupini chromosome 8, complete sequence, one region contains:
- a CDS encoding UBX domain-containing protein produces the protein MFFTGGLQEGIATALQQSKCVFCFVTDEEAESQTWEDEYLTESSIATLLQDEAVALRLKKGSEEAGYLAAIFPLPNTPTVVVIKNGDLKEYIVAGTSKDEFVRRITTAFRGAQGQSPAAAAQPAAATPAPVSAPAPVAQSTDDLYDETPYNPPRAAVAGPVTTDQQPAPPGTSSSSPRGSATPTQEEDNAATLRAVLAERGARLEAQRLESEKKAKAARAAAAEKAETDNSKQAEQTRNHKEALKKARQEAADEKARILRKIEDDRAERRAKAAERAALRTQAASPKLGEVAAALTRSESSSLAPSSSAASGMTALQVRLLDGSTIRSRFPSGKTLGGEVRKWVESEVTGSGNGGEPFRFKVVLAPRPSRLIDDTEEGKSLAELGLSPSSTLVLAPVGAHVGAYAGGSSFGEMAVTFLLLPLTLLQWLWGLVSGVFSGLGARRAAAEEQGAEPVTVREQRKGKFSQFANPDDRRGDHQLYNGNSLNFEPRPDEKKDE, from the exons atgttCTTCACGGGAGGTCTGCAAGAGGGTATTGCCACTGCACTTCAGCAGAGCAAATGCGTCTTTTGCTTTGTCACAG ATGAGGAAGCCGAGAGCCAGACTTGGGAGGATGAGTATCTGACAGAGAGCTCG ATTGCGACTCTACTTCAAGACGAAGCCGTTGCGCTGCGCCTGAAGAAGGGATCGGAAGAGGCGGGCTACCTGGCCGCCATCTTTCCTCTGCCCAACACACCTACCGTCGTCGTGATCAAGAATGGCGACCTCAAGGAGTACATCGTGGCCGGCACCAGCAAGGATGAGTTCGTCAGGCGCATCACAACCGCATTCCGCGGCGCTCAGGGCCAATCACCAGCCGCAGCAGCTCAGCCCGCGGCAGCCACTCCAGCACCAGTCTCAGCTCCCGCACCGGTCGCCCAATCCACCGACGACCTCTACGACGAGACCCCGTACAACCCTCCCCGCGCCGCCGTAGCCGGACCCGTCACCACGGACCAGCAACCCGCGCCGCCCGGcacctcctcctccagcCCGCGCGGCTCCGCCACCCCAACCCAAGAGGAAGACAACGCCGCCACCCTCCGCGCCGTTCTCGCAGAGCGCGGCGCCCGCCTGGAAGCCCAGCGCCTCGAGTCCGAAAAGAAGGCAAAAGCAGCCCGCGCCGCGGCGGCGGAGAAGGCCGAGACGGACAACTCCAAGCAGGCGGAGCAGACGCGCAACCACAAGGAGGCCCTGAAGAAAGCGCGCCAGGAGGCGGCCGACGAAAAGGCGCGCATCCTGAGGAAGATTGAGGACGACCGCGCCGAGAGGAGGGCGAAAGCCGCGGAGCGCGCTGCGCTTAGGACCCAGGCTGCGTCGCCTAAGTTGGGGGAGGTCGCGGCCGCGCTGACGAGGTCTGAGTCGAGTTCGCTTGCGCCGTCGAGCTCGGCTGCGAGCGGGATGACGGCGCTGCAGGTCCGGCTTCTGGACGGGTCGACGATCCGGTCGCGGTTTCCTAGCGGGAAGACGCTTGGCGGGGAGGTGCGCAAGTGGGTTGAGAGCGAGGTCACAGGTAGCGGGAACGGCGGGGAGCCGTTCCGGTTCAAGGTTGTGCTTGCGCCGCGGCCGAGCAGGCTTATCGACGACACGGAGGAGGGCAAGAGCCTCGCGGAGCTGGGGCTGTCGCCGTCATCGACGCTCGTGCTGGCGCCTGTTGGCGCGCATGTTGGCGCGTATGCGGGGGGTTCGTCGTTTGGGGAGATGGCTGTGACGTTTCTGTTGCTGCCGTTGACTTTGCTGCAGTGGCTTTGGGGGCTGGTCTCTGGTGTGTTTTCTGGGCTGGGCGCGAGGCGGGCGGCGGCTGAGGAGCAGGGCGCGGAGCCGGTTACGGTGAGGGAGCAGAGGAAGGGCAAGTTTTCGCAGTTTGCGAATCCCGACGATCGGAGGGGTGATCATCAGCTTTACAATGGCAATTCG CTCAACTTTGAACCGCGGCCGGATGAGAAGAAGGACGAGTAA
- a CDS encoding SURF1 family protein, with protein MPPPLPRALFRAPGPAAQTCLRSIARPRTFPSAQSSPSSPRAPTTRKFHTTSRARASEPAPDFHSIVDNPPELVRAGNRHGPGLIILALIPITAFALGTWQVQRLGWKTDLIAKFEDRLVRDPLPLPPKIDPDAVADFDYRRVYATGHFRHDKEMLIGPRMWEGEQGYMVVTPLEREGEGTTVLVNRGWISKEMADQRRRPGALPRGEVTVEGLLREPWKKNMFTPENRPDRWEFFFPDVHQMAQLTGSQPVWIEATIEHEFFRIVDLKSKGIPIGRAAEVNLRNNHAQYIFTWYGLAFATSIMLWMVVKKPPTDTARKVRMNKHW; from the exons ATGCCGCCTCCTTTACCACGAGCGCTCTTCCGGGCCCCAGGCCCCGCGGCGCAAACCTGCCTACGCTCAATCGCCCGTCCGAGAACATTCCCTTCAGCGCAATCATCACCATCATCACCACGCGCACCAACGACCCGTAAATTCCACACCACTTCCCGCGCCCGCGCCTCCGAACCAGCCCCCGACTTCCACTCCATAGTCGACAACCCCCCCGAACTCGTCCGCGCAGGAAACCGCCACGGCCCAGGCCTCATCATCCTCGCCCTGATCCCCATCACAGCCTTCGCCCTCGGCACATGGCAGGTCCAGCGCCTCGGCTGGAAGACGGACCTCATCGCCAAATTCGAAGACCGTCTCGTCCGCGACCCCCTCCCGCTCCCGCCCAAGATCGACCCGGATGCCGTGGCCGATTTCGACTACCGCCGCGTCTACGCCACGGGCCACTTCCGCCACGATAAAGAGATGCTCATCGGCCCGCGCATGTGGGAGGGCGAGCAGGGGTACATGGTCGTGACGCCGCTCGagagggagggggagggcACGACGGTGCTGGTGAATCGCGGGTGGATCAGCAAGGAGATGGCGGATCAGCGGCGGAGGCCTGGCGCGCTGCCCAGGGGGGAGGTCACGGTTGAGGGGTTGCTGCGGGAGCCGTGGAAGAAGAACATGTTCACGCCTGAGAATAGACCTGATCGCTGGGAGTTTTTCTTTCCTGATGTGCACCAGATGGCGCAGCTGACGGGGAGTCAGCCTGTTTGGATTGAGGCTACTATAG AGCACGAGTTCTTCCGCATCGTGGACCTCAAGTCTAAGGGTATCCCTATTGGCAGAGCCGCGGAGGTGAATCTGCGGAACAACCATGCCCAGTACATCTTCACATG GTACGGTCTCGCATTCGCCACCTCAATCATGTTGTGGATGGTCGTAAAGAAACCCCCAACCGACACCGCGCGAAAGGTGCGCATGAATAAGCATTGGTAA
- a CDS encoding reductase, with product MTDNLILLTGATGFVGYKTLITALEAGFRVRCAVRSRAGIDKILAAPSIKSNNPSKDQLSWTIVPDISHPGAYNEAVQGVTYIIHCASPVPTFGKDERVGTEEEVYVKPAVAGVLGLLESAKRHATNTLTRVVVTSSIVAVIPMECFMGQGLDRPAIDGESRVATPVAPFGSGFGAYRASKIAALSASEAWVKEHATSTNFDLISVIPAWIWGRDELSTTAESLLSGSNSVLLEYLRGRKSDTPILSSFISVDDVAAAHVNALSPSVSGKQSFLLGRHVAMEEARAIAMENFPQAFADGVYSADGSQPTISVPTDASEGERLLGRKFASGEDMVRDVAGQFSQLVAN from the coding sequence ATGACGGACAACCTCATCCTCTTAACCGGCGCAACAGGCTTCGTAGGCTACAAAACCCTCATCACCGCCCTCGAGGCCGGCTTCCGCGTCCGCTGCGCCGTGAGATCCAGAGCCGGCATCGACAAGATCCTAGCGGCGCCGAGCATCAAAAGCAACAACCCATCAAAAGACCAGCTCTCCTGGACAATTGTACCCGACATCTCCCACCCAGGTGCATACAACGAGGCCGTCCAGGGCGTGACGTACATTATTCACTGCGCGTCCCCCGTGCCCACCTTCGGCAAAGACGAGCGCGTTGGAACGGAAGAGGAGGTGTACGTCAAACCCGCCGTCGCCGGCGTCCTCGGTCTCCTCGAGAGCGCCAAACGTCACGCGACAAACACCCTCACGCGCGTAGTCGTCACGAGCTCGATCGTGGCCGTCATTCCGATGGAGTGCTTCATGGGCCAGGGCCTAGACCGGCCGGCCATTGATGGAGAATCCCGGGTGGCGACACCGGTCGCCCCGTTCGGATCCGGATTCGGAGCCTATCGCGCGAGCAAAATCGCCGCCCTGAGTGCTTCGGAGGCCTGGGTGAAGGAGCACGCTACAAGTACCAACTTCGACCTCATCTCCGTCATCCCGGCGTGGATCTGGGGCCGCGACGAGCTATCGACGACAGCCGAGTCGCTCCTTTCGGGGTCAAACAGCGTGCTGCTCGAGTACTTACGAGGCAGAAAGAGCGACACGCCCATCCTCTCCAGCTTCATCTCCGTCGACGACGTTGCTGCGGCACACGTAAATGCATTGTCCCCATCGGTATCCGGCAAGCAGAGTTTCCTCTTGGGCAGGCATGTAGCCATGGAGGAAGCCAGGGCCATCGCAATGGAGAACTTTCCCCAGGCGTTTGCGGATGGCGTCTATAGCGCGGACGGCAGTCAACCGACTATCAGCGTACCGACGGATGCTTCCGAG